Below is a genomic region from Enterobacter hormaechei subsp. xiangfangensis.
GATCACGCCGGTCAGGAACAGCGCCGCAGCGGTCGCGGACAGTCCCAGCGGTTTAATCGCCGCCAGCACCAGCTCCGGCATTGTGATGCCGATAGCGGACAGGATCACACCCAACAGCGGGCCCATCACGATCGGTTTTTTAATGGAGCGCCACATCAGCACCGGCAGCATGGAAAGCGTTGAACCGGAGTTATTGCCTTCGGCGCGGGCTTTCTCACGCTCCAGAATCAGCAGGCAGAACGGGGTCATCAGCACCGAACCACAGGCGATGGAGACCGCCACGGACAGCGACGTTGAAGAGCCTTCGCCCAGCACGCTGCCCAGAATCGGCAGGCCAAGCGCCGCGTAGTTTGGCAAGGCGACGGTAAGCGTCAGCACGGCCGCATCTTGCGGGGATTTTTTAAATACGTTTGTCGCGAGGAAGTAGATGACCGCATAGGTGATCCACATCGCCAGGGTGAGCACCAGGATCAGCGGCGACTGCGCCACGATGCCGGTCCACGGGGTTTGCACGGTGGCGCTGAATAGCGCGGCCGGGAGTGCAAAATCCATCACGAAGATATTCAGCAGGGAAACATTTTTGTTATCGACCATCTTTGCCTTACCGGCCCAGAATCCCAGCAGCATGATGACGAAAATCGGTGCAAGAGCATGAACAATTACGTAAGTCATAAATCACCTGTAGTAAAAAAGTTTAAGCACTGGCGCGATGTTTATTATTTTCAGGATGCAGGTTCCCCCGTGGACGCAACGGGCGCGCCCACGGGGTGATGCATCTGGCAGGTCTCTTTTTACTTACCAGCTGGCTCGCATACGTTCACGTACGAGCGCTGAGCTGCGGCGGTTGTCAGCACCCAGACGGTTTTTCAACGTGGTGTCCTGACGAGCGTCACTGATGGCCTGTTGCAGGGTGGTTTTCACCCGCGTCAGATCGCTTTCGGAAGGGGCATCCGGATTGCTGATATCCAGCAGGTCGGAAAGCAGCCCCAGCGTGGCGTAGTTGCTGATGTCGTACGCCATTGGCGGGATGGTTGCCGCCAGTTTTTCCAGCGCCTCAACGGTACGCAGCGTAATGCGCGCCGCAGACTCTTTGCCCATGGCGTGGATCAGCACGCCTTTATCGTTGAAGGCAATCAGACGGTTAGCCTGGTAGCCGTGCGCCAGAAACGCGCCGGACATGGCCTTACCGACGATAAGACCAATCACCGGATGACCTGCCAGCCGCGCATTAGCGTAGGCGGCAGCGGCGCCGGCCAGCGCCTGGTGGATGCCAAACGCCTCTTCGCGACGGCCATAGGCCTGGCTTGGGACATCGATCACCGCCACAATCGGGCGCTTCACGGCTTTATCTGCATCAGCGGCAACGGTTTCGCTGACCACTTTTGCCAGCGTCCAGCCTTCCAGCAGGCCGACTTCCCCTTGCGCCGCGCGCGGGAAGTGGTTGTTGGCGTCCGGCACCACGGCGACAAAACGCACCGTTTCACCGTTCAGCTCGCCGTCTGCGGCCTGCACGGACGGGCATAACCCCTCCAGACGTTTCGCGTTCGGGGCCAGAGTTTCCAGCCAGAGTTCGCCACGGCTAATTGAGTTAGTCATCATTTCACCTCCCGGGCAAAAAGCGCTTTAATCTGTTCGGCATCGGCCTGTTTGCGGGTGTCGAAATTCGTCAGACGGTTCAGATAATCGTCGTAGTTATCGGTGCGATGTTTCGCCGGTACGCCTTTGGCGATGGCCTCGTTCATCGCGGCTTTCACCGCGTTCACGCCGTCGCCGACGAGCGCGTCCACCAGCCCGCTTTCATAGCGCACTTCGCCGCCGGTCATGCTCCAGATAAACGGACGGTCGCGGGAGTCGTACTCTTCAATGCCCGCTTCCTGCTCAATAACCTGCGGGCCGTTGAGGCCAAGACGCGCTTCGCGGGTCACAATCAGATAGCTGCACAGCGCCGCGGCGATAGACATCCCGCCGAAGCAGCCTACGGTCCCGGCGACAATCCCGACGACCGGGGTATAGCGACGCAGGTCAACGATCGCGGCGTGGATATCGGCAATCGCCGCCAGGCCGAGGTTGGCTTCCTGCAAACGCACGCCACCGGTTTCGAGGCACAGTACCGCCTGAGTCGGAATGCCGTTGCGGTTATCTTCCGCCGCCAGCTCCAGCGCCGCCGCCATTTTGGCGCCGGACACTTCGCCCATGCTGCCGCCCTGGAAGGTGCCTTCAATCGCCACCACCACCGCAGGCTGGCCGTTGATGGTCCCTTTCGCGACCACCATGCCGTCATCAGCCTGAGGAACAATCCCCTGTGGCCCAAGCCATGGAGAAATAATGCCTTCGAACGGATCCAGCAGTTCGCGGTAGCTGCCGTCGTCGAGCAGCGCCTGTGCACGCTGGCGCGCTTTTAGTTCGATAAAGCTGCTGTCATCACGCATGATTCACCCCTTCAAAGACCTGTTCGATACGAATGCGTGCCACGCCCGGCGTCGCGCCGAAGTCGTGGATGGTCAGCTTACCTGCGGGCAGGCTGCTGACGGTTTGCAGGCGGTTGAACAACGCCTCCCAGCGCCCGCGGCTGTTGTCGACGGAGGTGGTGATATCAATGGTTAAGGTCTGGCCCGGTTCGGCGGTGAAAAGCACCTCCATATCCCCGGAACCGACTACCCCTGCCAGCGCCCTGCCGCTTACTTCGCGGCTGGCGGGCACGGTCAATGTGATTTTTTCCATAACATCCTCTTAATGCTTTGAATAGGGCGTTTCGACGCGGTCAAGAAACAGCGTGGCGGCAAGCAGGTCTGCGGCTCCGCCCGGCGAGGCGTTAAGCGCCAGCATCTGACGGTCTAACCGCGCCAGCGCCTGCTGCCCGGCGAGCGTTGCGCATCCTCCGGCGTTCAGCACTGCACGGGCGCCGTTCTGCATGGCGTCCAGCCCCTCCATGCCGGCGCGCGACAGCACGCAGGTGTCGGTGAGCGAGGTCATGATCGCCATCAGCGCGTCGAGTCTGGCCTGCGTTTCGCTGCTGCCGTTGAGACGGCTGAGGCGAAGCTGCGGCAGCGCGCGCTGCATGATGTGCGGAAACGCCTGCTGAGCCTCTTCACGCGCACCCGGTACACGGTAGCGGTGCGTGACGCGTAACCCCTTGCTGAACACTTTCGGCGCCACGTCATCCGGCAGCTTCGCCAGCTGAGCGGCGGTGTTCGCGACGGTTTGCGCACGGGCATCGCCGCCCAGCATCGCCACCGCGCTCACCAGCAATCCCAGCGCCCAGATCGCGCCACGGTGCGTGTTCACGCCGTCGGTAGCGGCCATCATCTGCCGTTCACCTTCGCGACCCAGGCGGCCAACGGTTTGCCGGAGGGCAATATCCGCCGGACGCTGCCAGCTCTGCTGTGCCAGCGCCTGAAACGTGGGGGTCAGGCTGTGAGCGGAGCGCTCCATCAGCGCAAGCGATAAATCGTGGTGCGCGCCGTTCCCCCGGCTGTCCACCAGACCGGGCTTCGGGCTTAAACGTGCTTCGTCAATCAGACACTGCGTGGCGGTTCGCGCCAGCCATTCGGCACCGCCTTCAACCTGGATCTGGGGCAGAAGTTTCATTACCAGCTCCGGAATTTCGCAGGTGGGTTATACAGACCACCGGACCACTCAACGAGGTCAGCCACGCTGCCCGCAGCCAGCAGAGAGCGAGTGGCATCGGTACGACGAATGCCCATATCTTCCGGATACACAACCTTGCCGCTCTGGCGCAGTTCCGCCACGCGTTTGGCGTCAACGCCCAGACCGATATCGGTGATACCCGCCACGGCGGCGACCATGGCGCGACGCTCTTCCAGATCTTTCGCCCGGTAGAGGTAAGCAATCCCCTCTTCCGTCAGCACGTGGGTGACGTCATCGCCATAAATCATGACCGGCGCCAGCGGCATACCGGAGGCTTTCGCGACGTCAACAGCGTCGAGTTTTTCCACGAAGGTTGGCTTCACGCCCGCCTGGAAGGTTTCCACCATCTGCACAACCAGCTTTTTACCGCGCTGCATCGGGTCAGGCTCGGTGATCATGTTCAGCCAGGCCGGTGTGGCGTGGCGACGACCGTGCGGATCGTGGCCCATGTTTGGCGCGCCGCCGAAGCCGGAAAGACGGCCGCGAGTCACGGTTGAGGAGTTAGCGTAACCATCAACCTGTAGCGTGGAGCCGATAAACATATCGACCGCGTACTGACCAGCCAGCTGACAGAAGGCGCGGTTAGAGCGCATGGAGCCGTCAGCACCGGTAAAGAACACGTCCGGACGGGCGCGGATGTACTCTTCCATCCCCAGCTCGCCGCCGAAGCAGTGGACGCTCTCCACCCAGCCGCTTTCGATGGCCGGGATCAGCGTTGGATGCGGGTTCAAAGTCCAGTGTTTACAGATTTTGCCTTTGAGTCCGAGCTGTTCGCCGTAAGTTGGCAGCAGCAGCTCGATCGCTGCGGTGTTAAAGCCAATCCCGTGGTTCAGGGACTGCACCTGGTGTTCGGCGTAGATGCCTTTAATCGCCATCATCGCCATCAGGATGTGTTCCTGTTTAATCAGGCGCGGGTCGCGGGTGAAAAGCGGTTCGATAAAGAACGGCTTATCGGCAACCACCACAAAATCAATCCACGAGCCCGGAATATCCACACGCGGAAGGTCGCACTCGTCATCCACCAGCTCGTTCACCTGCGCGATGACGATGCCGTCGTGGAACGCGGCGGCTTCCACCAGCGCCGGGGTATCTTCGGTACTCGCCCCGGTATAGAGGTTGCCTTTGCGGTCCGCTTTAAAACCGGCAATCAGCGCCACGTTTGGCGAAAGGTCGACGTATAAACGTGAGTAGAGTTCGATGTAGGTGTGAATCGCCCCGATTTCGAGCTGACCATCCTCCAGCAGTTGGGAGATTCGCAGGCTTTGCGTACCGGAGAAGGAGAAGTCCAGCTTGCGGGCGATGCCTTTCTCAAAGATGTCCAGATGTTCGCTGCGGCCCACGCTCGGCATGATCATATGCAGATCGTGCACGATTTGCGGGTTCACTTCCGCCAGTGAACGGGAAAGGAAATCCGCCTGCTTCTGGTTGTTGCCTTCCAGAACGACTTTGTCGCCTGGTGCGATCAGTTTTTCCAGCATGGCGACAAGATCGCCGGTTGGCAGTACCTTGCCCTGCACCGGTACGGACGCCAGACGACGCGCTTTCTCACTGCGTCGGGTGTTCCATTGCCGGGTGGGTGTTTGCCCAGATAACATTATTAACCTCCTGATTCAGCACATCATTCTGATTTGCTTAACGTTGAGTAAAGTGTGCGCTCTGGTGAGAAAGGCATCAATTAAGCGTAGAGGCAAATCATTAGCCTGAGAGTAATAATCAAGGTAAATATTTGTGATCGGGATCAGTTCATGTTTCGGAAAAACGGGCTAAACGGGGTACAATTCGGAAGGTATAGTTAATTTCTGACAAGAATCAGCATCGCCCTTATGACCCAAATCATTCCCTCAGACTTCGACATTGCAGCCGAAGAGAGCGCAGAGTTCGTGCCCATGCGCGGTGTGGCTAACCCTCACCTGCAAACCATGCTGCCGCGCCTGATCCGCCGCAAGGTACAGTTCACCCCGCACTGGCAACGCCTGGATTTGCCGGATGGCGACTTTTTGGATCTCGCCTGGAGCGAAGATCCGGATCGGGCCAGACATAAACCCCGTCTGGTAGTGTTTCACGGTCTGGAAGGCAGCCTGCACAGCCCTTACGCACACGGACTCATTGAGGCGGCGAAAGCCCGCGGCTGGCTTGGGGTGGTGATGCATTTTCGCGGATGCAGCGGCGAGCCTAATCGTCAGAAACGCATTTATCACTCGGGTGAAACCGAGGACGGCACCTGGTTCCTGCGCTGGCTAAGAGACAATTTCGGCGAGGCGCCAACGGCAGCGGTGGGGTATTCGCTGGGCGGCAATATGCTGGCCTGTCTGCTGGCGAAGGAGAGCGACGCCGTACCGCTGGATGCGGCGGTGATTGTCTCTGCGCCGTTTATGCTGGAGCAGTGCAGCTATCATATGGAAAAGGGCTTTTCGCGAGTGTACCAGCGCTACCTGCTCAACCTGCTGAAAGCCAACGCCGCGCGCAAGCTGAAGGCCTATCCGGATACGCTGCCTGTGACGCTGCAACAGCTCAAACGCGTGAAGCGCCTGCGCGAGTTTGATGATTTGATCACCTCGAAAATTCACGGTTTTGCCGATGCGATTGACTATTACCGTCAGTGCAGCGCCATGCCTTTACTGAATCAAATCACGAAACCCACGCTGATTATCCACGCCAAAGACGATCCGTTTATGGATCATCACTCGATCCCGGCGCCCGATCATCTGCCGGCCAACGTGGAGTATCAGCTCACCCAATTCGGGGGACACGTCGGTTTTGTCGGCGGCACGCTGCGTCGGCCAAAAATGTGGCTTGAGACGCGTATTCCCGACTGGTTAACGGCCTATCTGGACGGTAAAAAATGATTATTCCCTGGCAGGATCTCTCTCCCGACACGCTCGATAATCTGATTGAAAGCTTTGTCTTGCGCGAAGGCACCGATTATGGTGAACATGAACGTTCGCTTGAACAAAAGGTCAACGATGTTAAGCGCCAGCTTAAAAGCGGCGACGTGGTGCTGGTATGGTCCGAACTGCATGAGACGGTCAATATCATGCCCCGCAACGCGTTTCATGGCTGATCTTTACACTTTTCCAGTCAGGGAGTTGCTATGTCTGCCAGACATCCGGTTATTGCCGTTACGGGTTCGAGTGGGGCGGGAACCACTACCACCAGCCTCGCCTTCCGCAAGATCTTCGCCCAGCTTAACTTACGGGCGGCCGAGGTAGAAGGCGACAGCTTTCACCGCTACACGCGCCCGGAGATGGATATGGCCATCCGCAAGGCGCGCGATCTGGGTAAACACATCAGCTACTTCGGCCCGGAGGCCAATGACTTCGGCCTGCTGGAGCAAACCTTCCGTGAATACGGGCAAAGCGGTACCGGGCAGTCCCGCAAGTATCTCCACACCTACGATGAAGCCGTGCCATGGAACCAGGTCCCCGGCACGTTCACGCCCTGGCAGCCGCTGCCGGAACCGACTGACGTGCTGTTTTACGAAGGATTGCACGGCGGCGTGGTGACGCCTCAGCACGACGTGGCGCGCCACGTGGATTTGCTGGTGGGGGTGGTGCCGATTGTTAACCTTGAGTGGATCCAGAAGCTGACGCGTGACATGAGCGAGCGCGGCCATTCGCGAGAGGCGGTCATGGACTCGGTGGTGCGCTCCATGGAAGATTACATCAACTTCCTGACGCCGCAGTTCTCCCGAACCCACATTAACTTCCAGCGCGTCCCCACCGTGGACACCTCTAACCCGTTCGCTGCAAAAAGCATCCCGTCGCTGGACGAGAGCTTTGTGGTGATCCACTTCCGCAACCTGGAAGGCATTGATTACCCCTGGCTGCTGGCGATGCTACAGGGTTCGTTTATTTCGCACATGAATACGTTAGTGGTGCCCGGGGGAAAAATGGGGCTGGCAATGGAACTTATCATGACACCGCTGGTGCAGCGGCTGATGGAAGGAAAGCAAATCGCGTGAACATGTTCCCTCTCCCCGTGGGAGAGGGTTAGGGTGAGGGCATCAACACGCACGATGCCCCAATAATTAAGCCTCTATCACTTCATACGAATGGGTGATTTTTACCGCTTTCTCCAGCATTAACGCCACAGAGCAGTATTTCTCCGCAGACAGGTCAACCGCACGCGAGACCGCCGCATCCTTCAGTTCTTTGCCAGTGACGATAAAGTGCAGATTAATATGCGTGAACAGGCGTGGCGCCTCTTCGCGACGTTCTGACGTCAGCTTCACTTCACAATCGGTCACGTCATGACGGCCTTTTTGCAGGATCGACACCACGTCGATCGCGCTGCATCCGCCCGCCGCCATCAGCACCATCTCCATCGGGCTTGGCGCTTTATCGCCGGAGTTGCCATCCATCAAAACCTGGTGCCCGGAAGCAGACTCGCCCAGGAACGTTAACCCTTCAACCCATTTCACACGCGCTTGCATATTCACTCACTCCAACGTTGCATTTTTTATGACAGATTACGTGTACGTTACATTTCTCGCAACGGAAGGCGACCTGCGTCATGCTGAAGCGAGACACCAGGAGACACGCGGCGAAAGCTATGCTAAAACACTCTGGATGCTACAGTAATACATTGACGTTACACATGTATGCAGAGGACATCAAACTTTACTGGCTGCGAAACGTTACGACAGCCGACTTCCCAGGTATGGGTAAGAATTCGATTGCAACCCCAGAGTCCGGATGCATCTTATGACTCTGGTGACAGCTTATAACAGAGGATAACAGCGCATGGTGCTTGGCAAACCGCAAACAGACCCGACTCTCGAATGGTTCTTGTCTCATTGCCACATTCATAAGTACCCATCAAAGAGCACGCTGATTCACCAGGGTGAAAAAGCGGAAACGTTGTATTACATCGTTAAAGGCTCGGTGGCCGTGCTGATCAAAGATGAAGAAGGGAAAGAGATGATCCTTTCTTATCTGAACCAGGGCGATTTTATCGGTGAACTGGGCCTGTTTGAAGAAGGCCAGGAACGTAGCGCCTGGGTTCGTGCAAAAACAGCATGTGAAGTGGCTGAAATTTCTTATAAGAAATTCCGTCAGCTGATTCAGGTCAACCCTGACATCCTGATGCGTCTCTCTTCCCAGATGGCACGCCGTCTGCAAGTGACCTCTGAGAAGGTGGGTAACCTCGCCTTCCTGGACGTAACCGGTCGTATCGCGCAGACGCTGTTGAACCTGGCGAAACAGCCAGACGCCATGACCCACCCTGACGGTATGCAAATTAAAATTACCCGCCAGGAAATCGGTCAGATCGTCGGCTGCTCCCGTGAAACAGTGGGCCGTATCCTGAAGATGCTGGAAGATCAGAACCTGATCTCCGCCCACGGTAAAACCATCGTGGTTTACGGGACCCGTTAATTCCGGTCAAACGGCGTGCCGCCGCAGGGTGGCACGCCGTTTTTGTCTCTACTCCTCATGTGGCGCAGGCTGATCTATCACCCGGAAGTTAACTACGCACTGCGACAAACGCTGGTGTTGTGTCTTCCCGTGGCCGTGGGCCTGATCCTCGGACATCTTCAGCAAGGCCTGCTGTTTTCCCTCGTGCCCGCCTGCTGCAACATTGCCGGTCTGGATACGCCGCATAAACGCTTTTTTAAACGTCTGATTATTGGCGGCTGCCTGTTTGCCGGCTGTAGCCTTGCCGTACAGCTCTTACTGGCCCGCGACATTCCTCTGCCTCTGATCCTGACCGTGCTGGCGATGACGCTCGGCGTCACCGCCGAAATCAGCTCGCTACACGCCCGCCTGCTTCCCGCGTCGCTGATTGCCGCCATCTTCACCTTAAGCCTTGCAGGCAACATGCCGGTGTGGGAGCCATTGCTAATCTACGCCCTCGGCACGCTGTGGTACGGGCTGTTTAACTGGTTCTGGTTCTGGCTGTGGCGGGAACAGCCGCTGCGCGAATCCCTGAGCCTGCTCTACGTGCAGCTTGCTGAATACTGCGAAGCAAAATACACCCTGCTCACTCAACATACCGACCCGGAAAAATCCCTGCCGCCGCTACTGGCGCGCCAGCAAAAAGTGGTGGATCTGATCAGCCAGTGCTATCAGCAGCTGCACATGCTTGCCGCCAACAAAAATCATGAATACAAGCGGCTGCTGCGAATCTTCCAGGTCGGGCTGGATTTGCAGGAGCATATCTCCGTCAGCCTTCATAATCCGGAAGAGGTGCAAAAGCTGGTGGAGCGCAGCCATGCAGAAGCGGTGATCCGCTGGAACGCGCAGACCGTCGCGGCCCGCCTGCGGGTGCTGGCTGACGATATCCTCTATCACCGCTACCCGACGCGCTTTAACATGGACAAACAGCTCGGCGCGCTGGAAAAGATTGCGCGTCAGCACGCGGAAAACCCGGTCGGGCAATTTGCTGCCTGGCATTTCAGCCGCATCGCCCGGGTGTTACGTACCCAGCGCCCGCTTTATGCGCGAGACCTGATGGCCGATAAGCAAAAACGGCTGCCGCTGCTGCCCGCGCTCAAAAGCTATCTTTCACTGAAATCTTCCGCCCTGCGCAATGCCGCGCGGATCAGTGTGATGCTGAGCATCGCCAGCCTGATGGGGATGGCCCTGCACCTGCCGAAACCCTACTGGATCTTAATGACCGTACTGTTTGTTACCCAGAACGGCTATGGCGCCACGCGGGTGCGCATTCTGCATCGGGCGGGCGGTACGATGGCGGGGCTGATTATCGCGGGCGTGACGCTGCACTTCCACGTGCCGGAGGGCTATACCCTGGCCGGTATGCTGGCAATCACGCTGGTGAGCTATCTGATTATCCGCAAAAACTACGGCTGGGCGATGGTGGGCTTTACGGTGACGGCGGTGTATACCCTTCAACTGCTCACGCTTAACGGGGAACAGTTTATTATTGCCCGTCTGGTCGATACGCTGATTGGCTGCCTGATCGCCTTTGGCGGCATGGTCTGGCTGTGGCCGCAGTGGCAGAGCGGGCTGTTGAGGCAGAACGCCCACGACGCGCTGGAAGCTGACCAGCAGGCCATTCGTCTGATCCTGAGCGATGACCCACAGCCCTCTCCGCTGGCCTACGAGCGAATGAAGGTCAACCAGGCGCATAACGCCCTGTTCAACTCCCTTAACCAGGCCATGCAGGAGCCGGGCTTTAACGCGCACTATCTGGCTGACATGAAGCTGTGGGTCACGCACAGCCAGTTTATCGTCGAGCACATCAATGCCATGACGACGCTGGCGCGGGAGCACACGATGCTGACGCCGGATCTGGCGCAGCGCTATTTGCAGTCGTGTGAAATTGCGTTGCAGCGCTGTCAGCAGCGCCTGGAGTATGATGCACCGGGCGAGTCAGGTGATTCGAACATTCTGGAAGCGCCGGAGACGCTGACCCACGGGCCGATGAGCACCCTTGAGCAGCATTTACAGCGCGTTCTCGGCCACCTGAACACCATGCACACCATTTCGTCGGTGGCATGGCGTCAGCGCCCGCATCACGGGATTTGGTTAACGCGCCGGTTAAAACGAACCGCGTATTAGCCGCTGACGATCTTCGCGACTGCCGCGGCAAAACGGGTTAATCCGTCTTCGATGTCTTTGTCTTCCACCACAAGCGATGGCGCAAAGCGCATCACGTCCGGCCCGGCATTGAGCACCATGACGCCTTCGTGCGCGGCGGCGTGCAGGAAATCGCGCGCGCGGCCTTTATACTGAGGCTTCAACTCGGCGCCAATCAGCAGCCCCATTCCGCGGATTTCGCTGAAGACATCAAACTGTTCGTCAATCTGCTGAAGATGTTTCACAAACAGATCGCGTTTCGCATTCACGCCATTCAGGACGTCCGGCGTATTAATGATATCGAACGCCGCAC
It encodes:
- the mdcE gene encoding biotin-independent malonate decarboxylase subunit gamma, giving the protein MTNSISRGELWLETLAPNAKRLEGLCPSVQAADGELNGETVRFVAVVPDANNHFPRAAQGEVGLLEGWTLAKVVSETVAADADKAVKRPIVAVIDVPSQAYGRREEAFGIHQALAGAAAAYANARLAGHPVIGLIVGKAMSGAFLAHGYQANRLIAFNDKGVLIHAMGKESAARITLRTVEALEKLAATIPPMAYDISNYATLGLLSDLLDISNPDAPSESDLTRVKTTLQQAISDARQDTTLKNRLGADNRRSSALVRERMRASW
- a CDS encoding YheU family protein, with the protein product MIIPWQDLSPDTLDNLIESFVLREGTDYGEHERSLEQKVNDVKRQLKSGDVVLVWSELHETVNIMPRNAFHG
- the crp gene encoding cAMP-activated global transcriptional regulator CRP, which produces MVLGKPQTDPTLEWFLSHCHIHKYPSKSTLIHQGEKAETLYYIVKGSVAVLIKDEEGKEMILSYLNQGDFIGELGLFEEGQERSAWVRAKTACEVAEISYKKFRQLIQVNPDILMRLSSQMARRLQVTSEKVGNLAFLDVTGRIAQTLLNLAKQPDAMTHPDGMQIKITRQEIGQIVGCSRETVGRILKMLEDQNLISAHGKTIVVYGTR
- a CDS encoding hydrolase, with amino-acid sequence MTQIIPSDFDIAAEESAEFVPMRGVANPHLQTMLPRLIRRKVQFTPHWQRLDLPDGDFLDLAWSEDPDRARHKPRLVVFHGLEGSLHSPYAHGLIEAAKARGWLGVVMHFRGCSGEPNRQKRIYHSGETEDGTWFLRWLRDNFGEAPTAAVGYSLGGNMLACLLAKESDAVPLDAAVIVSAPFMLEQCSYHMEKGFSRVYQRYLLNLLKANAARKLKAYPDTLPVTLQQLKRVKRLREFDDLITSKIHGFADAIDYYRQCSAMPLLNQITKPTLIIHAKDDPFMDHHSIPAPDHLPANVEYQLTQFGGHVGFVGGTLRRPKMWLETRIPDWLTAYLDGKK
- a CDS encoding AEC family transporter — its product is MTYVIVHALAPIFVIMLLGFWAGKAKMVDNKNVSLLNIFVMDFALPAALFSATVQTPWTGIVAQSPLILVLTLAMWITYAVIYFLATNVFKKSPQDAAVLTLTVALPNYAALGLPILGSVLGEGSSTSLSVAVSIACGSVLMTPFCLLILEREKARAEGNNSGSTLSMLPVLMWRSIKKPIVMGPLLGVILSAIGITMPELVLAAIKPLGLSATAAALFLTGVILSARKLQINTMVITSTIAKLLIQPAIAWGIVLIFGLHGSVAITAILMIALSAGFFGVVFGNRFGVQSPDAEAVLLLSSILCILSLPLFISLTSGM
- a CDS encoding phosphoribulokinase, yielding MSARHPVIAVTGSSGAGTTTTSLAFRKIFAQLNLRAAEVEGDSFHRYTRPEMDMAIRKARDLGKHISYFGPEANDFGLLEQTFREYGQSGTGQSRKYLHTYDEAVPWNQVPGTFTPWQPLPEPTDVLFYEGLHGGVVTPQHDVARHVDLLVGVVPIVNLEWIQKLTRDMSERGHSREAVMDSVVRSMEDYINFLTPQFSRTHINFQRVPTVDTSNPFAAKSIPSLDESFVVIHFRNLEGIDYPWLLAMLQGSFISHMNTLVVPGGKMGLAMELIMTPLVQRLMEGKQIA
- a CDS encoding triphosphoribosyl-dephospho-CoA synthase; its protein translation is MKLLPQIQVEGGAEWLARTATQCLIDEARLSPKPGLVDSRGNGAHHDLSLALMERSAHSLTPTFQALAQQSWQRPADIALRQTVGRLGREGERQMMAATDGVNTHRGAIWALGLLVSAVAMLGGDARAQTVANTAAQLAKLPDDVAPKVFSKGLRVTHRYRVPGAREEAQQAFPHIMQRALPQLRLSRLNGSSETQARLDALMAIMTSLTDTCVLSRAGMEGLDAMQNGARAVLNAGGCATLAGQQALARLDRQMLALNASPGGAADLLAATLFLDRVETPYSKH
- a CDS encoding biotin-independent malonate decarboxylase subunit beta translates to MRDDSSFIELKARQRAQALLDDGSYRELLDPFEGIISPWLGPQGIVPQADDGMVVAKGTINGQPAVVVAIEGTFQGGSMGEVSGAKMAAALELAAEDNRNGIPTQAVLCLETGGVRLQEANLGLAAIADIHAAIVDLRRYTPVVGIVAGTVGCFGGMSIAAALCSYLIVTREARLGLNGPQVIEQEAGIEEYDSRDRPFIWSMTGGEVRYESGLVDALVGDGVNAVKAAMNEAIAKGVPAKHRTDNYDDYLNRLTNFDTRKQADAEQIKALFAREVK
- the mdcA gene encoding malonate decarboxylase subunit alpha, translated to MLSGQTPTRQWNTRRSEKARRLASVPVQGKVLPTGDLVAMLEKLIAPGDKVVLEGNNQKQADFLSRSLAEVNPQIVHDLHMIMPSVGRSEHLDIFEKGIARKLDFSFSGTQSLRISQLLEDGQLEIGAIHTYIELYSRLYVDLSPNVALIAGFKADRKGNLYTGASTEDTPALVEAAAFHDGIVIAQVNELVDDECDLPRVDIPGSWIDFVVVADKPFFIEPLFTRDPRLIKQEHILMAMMAIKGIYAEHQVQSLNHGIGFNTAAIELLLPTYGEQLGLKGKICKHWTLNPHPTLIPAIESGWVESVHCFGGELGMEEYIRARPDVFFTGADGSMRSNRAFCQLAGQYAVDMFIGSTLQVDGYANSSTVTRGRLSGFGGAPNMGHDPHGRRHATPAWLNMITEPDPMQRGKKLVVQMVETFQAGVKPTFVEKLDAVDVAKASGMPLAPVMIYGDDVTHVLTEEGIAYLYRAKDLEERRAMVAAVAGITDIGLGVDAKRVAELRQSGKVVYPEDMGIRRTDATRSLLAAGSVADLVEWSGGLYNPPAKFRSW
- a CDS encoding OsmC family protein; this translates as MQARVKWVEGLTFLGESASGHQVLMDGNSGDKAPSPMEMVLMAAGGCSAIDVVSILQKGRHDVTDCEVKLTSERREEAPRLFTHINLHFIVTGKELKDAAVSRAVDLSAEKYCSVALMLEKAVKITHSYEVIEA
- a CDS encoding YccS/YhfK family putative transporter, which produces MWRRLIYHPEVNYALRQTLVLCLPVAVGLILGHLQQGLLFSLVPACCNIAGLDTPHKRFFKRLIIGGCLFAGCSLAVQLLLARDIPLPLILTVLAMTLGVTAEISSLHARLLPASLIAAIFTLSLAGNMPVWEPLLIYALGTLWYGLFNWFWFWLWREQPLRESLSLLYVQLAEYCEAKYTLLTQHTDPEKSLPPLLARQQKVVDLISQCYQQLHMLAANKNHEYKRLLRIFQVGLDLQEHISVSLHNPEEVQKLVERSHAEAVIRWNAQTVAARLRVLADDILYHRYPTRFNMDKQLGALEKIARQHAENPVGQFAAWHFSRIARVLRTQRPLYARDLMADKQKRLPLLPALKSYLSLKSSALRNAARISVMLSIASLMGMALHLPKPYWILMTVLFVTQNGYGATRVRILHRAGGTMAGLIIAGVTLHFHVPEGYTLAGMLAITLVSYLIIRKNYGWAMVGFTVTAVYTLQLLTLNGEQFIIARLVDTLIGCLIAFGGMVWLWPQWQSGLLRQNAHDALEADQQAIRLILSDDPQPSPLAYERMKVNQAHNALFNSLNQAMQEPGFNAHYLADMKLWVTHSQFIVEHINAMTTLAREHTMLTPDLAQRYLQSCEIALQRCQQRLEYDAPGESGDSNILEAPETLTHGPMSTLEQHLQRVLGHLNTMHTISSVAWRQRPHHGIWLTRRLKRTAY
- the mdcC gene encoding malonate decarboxylase acyl carrier protein, with amino-acid sequence MEKITLTVPASREVSGRALAGVVGSGDMEVLFTAEPGQTLTIDITTSVDNSRGRWEALFNRLQTVSSLPAGKLTIHDFGATPGVARIRIEQVFEGVNHA